Proteins from a genomic interval of Streptomyces fodineus:
- a CDS encoding HpcH/HpaI aldolase/citrate lyase family protein, giving the protein MTRPPLTWLYVPGDRPPVVAKALAAGADVVVIDLEDAVAPDRKEYARTATAALLTDPQPVPVHVRVNALSGPWAAADLAALAALPGLSGLRLPKVTTPDEIRQVAATVTVPLYALLETALAIEHAHAIATAHPALRGIALGEADLRADLGVRADAGLDWPRSRVIVAARAAGLAPPPQSVYPDIRDLDGLTASCAHGRTLGFLGRAAIHPRQLPVIERAYLPTPAEIEHAETILKAAAAQAGALALPDGRFIDAATVTLAQRTLSLAHRD; this is encoded by the coding sequence GTGACCCGGCCCCCGCTCACCTGGCTCTACGTCCCCGGCGACCGCCCGCCCGTGGTGGCCAAGGCGCTGGCCGCGGGCGCCGACGTGGTGGTGATCGATCTGGAGGACGCGGTCGCCCCGGACCGCAAGGAGTACGCCCGCACGGCCACGGCCGCCCTCCTCACCGACCCCCAGCCGGTCCCGGTCCACGTCCGCGTCAACGCCCTGTCCGGCCCCTGGGCCGCGGCCGACCTGGCGGCCCTCGCCGCGCTCCCCGGCCTCTCGGGCCTGCGGCTGCCGAAGGTGACCACCCCGGACGAGATCAGGCAGGTCGCCGCGACCGTCACCGTCCCGCTGTACGCCCTGCTGGAGACGGCCCTCGCCATCGAGCACGCCCACGCCATCGCCACCGCCCATCCCGCCCTGCGGGGCATCGCCCTCGGCGAGGCGGATCTACGGGCCGACCTGGGCGTACGAGCCGACGCGGGCCTCGACTGGCCGCGCTCCCGGGTGATCGTCGCCGCCCGCGCGGCCGGCCTCGCCCCACCGCCGCAGTCGGTGTACCCCGACATCCGCGACCTGGACGGCCTCACCGCCTCCTGCGCCCATGGCCGCACCCTCGGCTTCCTGGGCCGCGCCGCGATCCACCCCCGCCAGCTGCCGGTGATCGAACGGGCCTACCTGCCCACACCGGCGGAGATCGAACACGCGGAAACCATCCTGAAGGCGGCAGCCGCCCAAGCGGGCGCCCTGGCCCTCCCCGACGGCCGCTTCATCGACGCGGCGACGGTGACGCTGGCCCAGCGGACCCTGTCACTGGCACACCGCGACTGA
- a CDS encoding CaiB/BaiF CoA transferase family protein: MSTTTTPALAGLRVLDLATLFAGPLAATLLGDFGAEVIKVEHPLRPDPCRGHGPAKHGVGLWWKVLGRNKRTIALDLSTPGGRAVLLRLAATADVVIENFRPGTLEKWDLGWPELAAVNPRLVLARVTAFGQFGPYAHRPGFGTLAEAMSGFAAITGEPDAPPTLPPFGLADSVAGLATACAVLTALAARKHTGAGQVVDMAIIEPILSVLGPHPTWYDQLGHVQERTGNRSANNAPRNTYRTADGLWVAVSTSAQSVAERVIRLVGRPELIEEPWFATGADRAAHADVLDEAVGSWIAARTRAEVLAAFEKAEAAVAPVQDVRDVLADPQYQALRTVTTVDDPELGPLRMQNVLFRLSANPGAIRWAGRPHGADTETVLTELGLTPADIAALRTEGAL; the protein is encoded by the coding sequence ATGAGTACGACGACGACACCGGCCCTGGCCGGTCTGCGGGTGCTGGACCTCGCGACCCTCTTCGCGGGCCCGCTGGCCGCCACGCTGCTCGGCGACTTCGGTGCCGAGGTGATCAAGGTCGAGCATCCGCTCCGGCCGGACCCCTGCCGCGGGCACGGCCCGGCCAAGCACGGCGTCGGCCTGTGGTGGAAGGTGCTCGGCCGCAACAAGCGGACCATCGCCCTGGACCTGTCCACGCCCGGCGGCCGAGCCGTCCTGCTCCGGCTCGCCGCCACCGCCGACGTGGTGATCGAGAACTTCCGTCCGGGGACCCTGGAGAAGTGGGATCTGGGCTGGCCGGAGCTGGCGGCCGTCAACCCCCGGCTGGTCCTCGCCCGGGTGACGGCCTTCGGCCAGTTCGGGCCGTACGCTCACCGTCCCGGCTTCGGCACGCTTGCCGAGGCGATGAGCGGCTTCGCCGCGATCACCGGCGAGCCGGACGCGCCGCCCACGCTGCCGCCGTTCGGCCTCGCGGACTCGGTCGCGGGCCTGGCGACCGCCTGCGCCGTACTCACCGCGCTGGCCGCACGGAAGCACACCGGCGCCGGGCAGGTCGTCGACATGGCGATCATCGAGCCGATCCTGTCGGTCCTCGGCCCCCACCCCACCTGGTACGACCAGCTCGGCCACGTCCAGGAACGCACCGGCAACCGCTCCGCGAACAACGCCCCGCGCAACACCTACCGCACCGCCGACGGCCTCTGGGTCGCCGTCTCCACCTCCGCGCAGTCGGTCGCGGAGCGGGTGATACGCCTGGTGGGCCGCCCGGAGCTGATCGAGGAGCCGTGGTTCGCCACCGGCGCCGACCGCGCCGCGCACGCCGACGTCCTGGACGAGGCGGTCGGCTCCTGGATCGCCGCCCGCACCCGCGCCGAGGTCCTCGCGGCCTTCGAGAAGGCGGAGGCGGCGGTGGCCCCGGTCCAGGACGTCCGGGACGTCCTGGCCGACCCCCAGTACCAGGCGCTGCGCACGGTCACCACCGTCGACGACCCCGAACTGGGCCCGCTGCGCATGCAGAACGTCCTCTTCCGGCTCTCCGCGAACCCCGGGGCGATCCGCTGGGCCGGCCGCCCGCACGGCGCCGACACCGAGACCGTGCTCACCGAGCTGGGCCTCACCCCGGCCGACATCGCCGCCCTGCGCACGGAGGGAGCCCTGTGA